One segment of Theobroma cacao cultivar B97-61/B2 chromosome 9, Criollo_cocoa_genome_V2, whole genome shotgun sequence DNA contains the following:
- the LOC18589836 gene encoding protein DETOXIFICATION 42 isoform X1 — MMAEEDDPYLSRVKMRLPIFIFFKDVRNVFKLDDLGSEIAQIALPAALALTADPIASLVDTAFIGQIGPVELAAVGVSIALFNQVSRIAIFPLVSVTTSFVAEEDTIGRVSSEAQESECLETGSYVNNESKELIPQKESSEGAYQPKTLGGSFDIAKFEPERRHIPSASSALVIGGILGLLQAIFLISGAKPLLNFMGVSSDSPMLNPAQQYLTLRSLGAPAVLLSLAMQGVFRGFKDTKTPLYATVAGDVTNIILDPIFMFVFHLGVSGAAIAHVISQYLISVILLWKLMSQVDLLPPSLKHLQFSRFLKNGFLLLIRVMAVTFCITLSASMAARQGSTSMAAFQVCLQVWLATSLLADGLAVAGQAILASAFAKGDHEKATATASRVLQLGLVLGLILAVVLGGGLSFGAKLFTKDVNVLHLIGTGIPFVAATQPINSLAFVFDGVNFGASDFAYSAFSLVLVAIVSIICLSILSSSRGFIGLWIALTIYMSLRAFAGFWRIGTGTGPWKFLRV; from the exons ATGATGGCTGAAGAAGATGATCCATATCTATCTAGGGTCAAGATGAGACttcctattttcattttcttcaagGATGTCAG AAATGTTTTTAAACTGGATGACCTTGGATCAGAGATAGCACAAATTGCATTGCCTGCAGCACTGGCTTTGACAGCTGACCCTATTGCTTCTCTTGTTGACACAGCATTCATTGGCCAAATAG GTCCAGTGGAACTTGCTGCTGTAGGAGTTTCTATTGCCTTGTTCAATCAAGTATCTAGAATTGCAATATTCCCACTTGTCAGTGTCACAACCTCTTTCGTAGCTGAGGAAGATACTATTGGAAGAGTGAGCTCTGAAGCACAAGAAAGTGAATGCTTAGAAACAGGTTCATATGTAAACAATGAAAGTAAAGAGTTAATACCACAAAAAG AATCTAGCGAGGGTGCATACCAGCCAAAAACACTAGGAGGCAGTTTTGATATTGCTAAATTTGAGCCTGAAAGAAGGCATATCCCATCAGCTTCATCAGCATTGGTTATTGGTGGTATCCTTGGTCTCCTGCAGGCCATATTCCTGATATCTGGAGCAAAACCTCTATTGAACTTCATGGGAGTCAGTTCA GATTCACCCATGCTAAACCCTGCACAACAGTACTTGACATTAAGGTCACTAGGTGCTCCTGCAGTTCTTCTCTCGTTAGCCATGCAAGGGGTCTTTCGAGGATTTAAAGATACAAAAACTCCTTTATATGCCACTG TGGCAGGAGATGTAACAAACATTATTTTGGACCCaatatttatgtttgtttTCCATCTGGGTGTCAGCGGTGCAGCCATTGCTCATGTGATATCTCA GTACCTCATTTCAGTTATACTCTTGTGGAAGTTAATGAGTCAAGTTGACCTCTTGCCTCCTAGTTTAAAGCATCTACAGTTCAGTAGATTTCTTAAGaatg GTTTTCTATTGTTAATAAGGGTTATGGCTGTTACATTCTGTATCACCCTGTCTGCATCAATGGCTGCCAGACAGGGATCAACATCCATGGCTGCATTCCAAGTATGCTTGCAGGTTTGGTTGGCGACATCTCTTCTTGCTGATGGGTTGGCTGTTGCTGGACAG GCCATTCTTGCAAGTGCATTTGCAAAAGGGGACCATGAAAAGGCAACAGCCACTGCTTCTCGAGTATTGCAG TTAGGATTGGTTCTGGGTTTGATACTTGCAGTCGTACTTGGAGGGGGATTGAGTTTTGGagcaaaattatttacgaaaGATGTCAATGTCCTACACCTCATTGGTACAGGCATTCCG tTTGTTGCAGCTACTCAGCCCATCAATTCTTTAGCATTTGTATTTGATGGTGTCAACTTTGGAGCATCTGACTTTGCATATTCTGCCTTCTCCTTG GTTCTTGTAGCTATTGTCAGCATCATATGTTTGTCCATTCTCTCCTCCAGTCGTGGATTTATTGGTCTCTGGATAGCTCTGACCATATATATGAGTCTTCGAGCATTCGCTGGATTTTGGAg GATAGGGACAGGAACAGGGCCTTGGAAGTTTCTCAGGGTCTGA
- the LOC18589836 gene encoding protein DETOXIFICATION 42 isoform X2, with the protein MMAEEDDPYLSRVKMRLPIFIFFKDVRNVFKLDDLGSEIAQIALPAALALTADPIASLVDTAFIGQIGPVELAAVGVSIALFNQVSRIAIFPLVSVTTSFVAEEDTIGRVSSEAQESECLETGSYVNNESKELIPQKESSEGAYQPKTLGGSFDIAKFEPERRHIPSASSALVIGGILGLLQAIFLISGAKPLLNFMGVSSDSPMLNPAQQYLTLRSLGAPAVLLSLAMQGVFRGFKDTKTPLYATGDVTNIILDPIFMFVFHLGVSGAAIAHVISQYLISVILLWKLMSQVDLLPPSLKHLQFSRFLKNGFLLLIRVMAVTFCITLSASMAARQGSTSMAAFQVCLQVWLATSLLADGLAVAGQAILASAFAKGDHEKATATASRVLQLGLVLGLILAVVLGGGLSFGAKLFTKDVNVLHLIGTGIPFVAATQPINSLAFVFDGVNFGASDFAYSAFSLVLVAIVSIICLSILSSSRGFIGLWIALTIYMSLRAFAGFWRIGTGTGPWKFLRV; encoded by the exons ATGATGGCTGAAGAAGATGATCCATATCTATCTAGGGTCAAGATGAGACttcctattttcattttcttcaagGATGTCAG AAATGTTTTTAAACTGGATGACCTTGGATCAGAGATAGCACAAATTGCATTGCCTGCAGCACTGGCTTTGACAGCTGACCCTATTGCTTCTCTTGTTGACACAGCATTCATTGGCCAAATAG GTCCAGTGGAACTTGCTGCTGTAGGAGTTTCTATTGCCTTGTTCAATCAAGTATCTAGAATTGCAATATTCCCACTTGTCAGTGTCACAACCTCTTTCGTAGCTGAGGAAGATACTATTGGAAGAGTGAGCTCTGAAGCACAAGAAAGTGAATGCTTAGAAACAGGTTCATATGTAAACAATGAAAGTAAAGAGTTAATACCACAAAAAG AATCTAGCGAGGGTGCATACCAGCCAAAAACACTAGGAGGCAGTTTTGATATTGCTAAATTTGAGCCTGAAAGAAGGCATATCCCATCAGCTTCATCAGCATTGGTTATTGGTGGTATCCTTGGTCTCCTGCAGGCCATATTCCTGATATCTGGAGCAAAACCTCTATTGAACTTCATGGGAGTCAGTTCA GATTCACCCATGCTAAACCCTGCACAACAGTACTTGACATTAAGGTCACTAGGTGCTCCTGCAGTTCTTCTCTCGTTAGCCATGCAAGGGGTCTTTCGAGGATTTAAAGATACAAAAACTCCTTTATATGCCACTG GAGATGTAACAAACATTATTTTGGACCCaatatttatgtttgtttTCCATCTGGGTGTCAGCGGTGCAGCCATTGCTCATGTGATATCTCA GTACCTCATTTCAGTTATACTCTTGTGGAAGTTAATGAGTCAAGTTGACCTCTTGCCTCCTAGTTTAAAGCATCTACAGTTCAGTAGATTTCTTAAGaatg GTTTTCTATTGTTAATAAGGGTTATGGCTGTTACATTCTGTATCACCCTGTCTGCATCAATGGCTGCCAGACAGGGATCAACATCCATGGCTGCATTCCAAGTATGCTTGCAGGTTTGGTTGGCGACATCTCTTCTTGCTGATGGGTTGGCTGTTGCTGGACAG GCCATTCTTGCAAGTGCATTTGCAAAAGGGGACCATGAAAAGGCAACAGCCACTGCTTCTCGAGTATTGCAG TTAGGATTGGTTCTGGGTTTGATACTTGCAGTCGTACTTGGAGGGGGATTGAGTTTTGGagcaaaattatttacgaaaGATGTCAATGTCCTACACCTCATTGGTACAGGCATTCCG tTTGTTGCAGCTACTCAGCCCATCAATTCTTTAGCATTTGTATTTGATGGTGTCAACTTTGGAGCATCTGACTTTGCATATTCTGCCTTCTCCTTG GTTCTTGTAGCTATTGTCAGCATCATATGTTTGTCCATTCTCTCCTCCAGTCGTGGATTTATTGGTCTCTGGATAGCTCTGACCATATATATGAGTCTTCGAGCATTCGCTGGATTTTGGAg GATAGGGACAGGAACAGGGCCTTGGAAGTTTCTCAGGGTCTGA
- the LOC18589837 gene encoding transcription factor ORG2, translated as MCALTPFPFPKWPLINPIGYEQDYIYGGSQSVESFLHFPPPQEEILLDHQSPSFTAQNSPDPSTVKKLNHNASERDRRKKVNSLYSSLRSLLPVADQMKKLSFPATVSHALKYIPELQEQVERLVQKKEKLLLRISERGGLKREEQQRKSRLGRSLSSAISINRLTDSEIAIQISMRKVDQKNQLSKILQYLEQDGLFHLLSATSFESFGGMDVFYNIHLQAETTYKLESEALSEKLLSILFDSREDLLP; from the exons ATGTGCGCATTAACTCCTTTTCCATTCCCAAAGTGGCCTTTAATCAATCCCATAGGCTATGAACAGGACTATATCTATGGCGGCAGTCAAAGTGTAGAgtcatttcttcattttcctccaCCACAAGAAGAAATTCTACTTGATCATCAATCTCCGTCTTTCACTGCTCAGAACAGTCCTGACCCTAGCACGGTTAAGAAGCTTAACCACAATGCTAGCGAACGCGACCGGCGTAAGAAGGTTAACAGTTTGTATTCATCCCTCCGTTCGTTGCTTCCAGTAGCAGATCAAATG AAGAAGTTAAGCTTTCCAGCCACGGTTTCACATGCACTCAAATATATACCAGAGTTGCAAGAGCAAGTTGAGAGATTGGTtcagaagaaagaaaagctcTTGTTAAGGATTTCTGAGCGCGGTGGTCTTAAACGTGAAGAACAGCAAAGAAAAAGCAGACTTGGAAGATCTTTAAGTAGTGCTATATCCATTAACAGGCTAACAGATAGTGAAATTGCAATTCAGATATCCATGCGTAAAGTTGATCAGAAGAATCAATTATCTAAAATCTTGCAATACTTGGAGCAAGATGGTCTATTCCACCTACTAAGTGCTACTTCTTTTGAGTCATTTGGAGGAATGGACGTCTTCTATAATATTCATCTTCAG GCGGAGACAACTTACAAACTGGAATCAGAGGCCTTGAGTGAGAAGCTTTTGTCAATATTGTTTGATAGTAGGGAAGACCTGCTACCCTAA
- the LOC18589838 gene encoding pentatricopeptide repeat-containing protein At3g16610, which translates to MLIPFSLGLHFAPKNTHIKDDPQKDWNSLIKNQTNLKNDHAILSTYSRMESLGLTPNRAALPLVLKACVKLNAVETGKRIHLSIRNTNLIEDVRVGTAIIYFYCKCGFIEEARKVFDEMVERDLVSWNAMISGYAGCGEFEEVVFLVMRMQREGFRPNSRTLVAMLLACQEVAEVRLGKEIHGYCLRNGLFDLDPHVGTALIGFYLSFNVRASHTVFDLMAVRNTVCWNAMIKGYFDIGESLKALKLFEKMLMDGVEFDSVTMLALIQACAEFGSLELGSQIHQMAIKCSFSNDLFIVNALLNMYADIGSLKSACKLFDVTPRHDVALWNSMISAYFEYSCNEEATSLFVHMRTEGNKEDDRTIVIMFSLCAESADGLRKGKSLHAYASKSGMRMDVNLGNAMLNMYAQQNCIDSVQKVFSEMSNVDVISFNTVILALARNKLGSEAWEVFGLMWELDVEPNSYTIISILAACKDETCLNIGRSLHGFVIKQGIEVNVSLNTALTDMYINCGDEATARNLFESCPGRDLISWNALIATYVKNNLAHEAFLVFSRMISEVEPNSVTIINILSSCTHLAHLPQGQCFHAYMLRQESSLGHNLSLGNAFITMYARCGSMQSAERIFKTLPRRNIISWNAIITGYGMHGRGSDAILAFSQMLEDGYYPNEVTFISVLSACSHSGMIEEGLRLFDSMVHDFHITPQLAHYGCVVDLLGRAGCLDEARGFIESMPIKPDASVWRALLSAYRDHCYTKEAKAIFEKIVELDPMNPGNYVLVCNAYAAAGLWSDVRQIRTCLKAKGLRKPPGMSWIVVRSQIHSFAAGDRSHPMADKIYANLNSLLHSMKEIGYVPDPHWILHVDEEYIQREANCGL; encoded by the coding sequence ATGCTGATACCTTTCTCCTTAGGCCTCCATTTTGCTCCCAAGAATACCCATATCAAGGATGACCCACAAAAGGATTGGAATTCATTAATCAAAAACCAAACCAACTTAAAAAATGACCATGCAATTCTCTCTACATATTCCCGCATGGAATCTCTGGGTTTAACACCCAATAGGGCCGCTTTGCCTTTGGTTTTAAAGGCATGTGTGAAGCTAAACGCCGTTGAAACTGGCAAGAGAATACACTTGAGTATTCGAAATACCAACCTGATTGAAGATGTTCGAGTTGGGACTgccattatttatttttactgtAAGTGTGGATTTATTGAAGAGGCGCGTaaggtgtttgatgaaatggtTGAGAGGGATTTGGTTTCGTGGAATGCGATGATATCAGGGTATGCCGGGTGTGGGGAATTTGAGGAAGTGGTTTTTTTGGTGATGAGGATGCAAAGAGAGGGTTTTAGGCCGAATTCGCGGACTTTGGTAGCCATGCTTTTAGCATGTCAGGAGGTTGCAGAAGTGAGGTTAGGAAAGGAGATCCATGGTTATTGTTTGAGGAATGGATTGTTTGATTTGGATCCTCATGTTGGTACTGCTTTGATTGGGTTTTATTTGAGTTTTAATGTCAGGGCCTCGCATACTGTGTTTGATTTGATGGCTGTAAGGAATACTGTTTGCTGGAATGCTATGATTAAGGGGTATTTTGATATTGGAGAATCCTTGAAAGCTTTGAaactttttgagaaaatgCTCATGGATGGAGTTGAATTTGATTCTGTTACAATGTTGGCTCTTATTCAGGCCTGTGCAGAATTTGGATCTCTTGAATTAGGTAGTCAAATTCACCAAATGGCCATTAAGTGTAGTTTTAGCAATGACTTGTTCATAGTTAATGCATTACTTAATATGTATGCAGATATTGGAAGTTTGAAATCAGCTTGTAAATTATTTGATGTCACCCCCAGACATGATGTTGCGCTTTGGAATTCTATGATATCTGCATATTTTGAATACAGCTGTAATGAGGAAGCCACTAGTTTGTTTGTTCACATGCGAACTGAAGGCAACAAAGAAGATGACAGAACTATTGTTATTATGTTTTCTTTATGTGCTGAATCAGCTGATGGTTTGAGAAAGGGTAAAAGTTTACATGCTTATGCAAGCAAGAGTGGTATGAGGATGGATGTTAATCTAGGGAATGCGATGTTAAATATGTATGCTCAACAGAATTGTATAGATTCTGTCCAAAAGGTTTTTAGTGAGATGAGTAATGTAGATGTAATCTCATTTAACACAGTGATTTTAGCTCTGGCCCGTAACAAATTGGGAAGTGAGGCATGGGAAGTCTTTGGTTTAATGTGGGAATTGGATGTTGAACCTAACTCTTACACAATAATTTCAATCCTTGCTGCTTGCAAAGATGAAACTTGCCTTAATATTGGGAGATCACTTCATGGTTTTGTGATAAAGCAGGGGATAGAAGTAAACGTATCCTTGAACACTGCGCTTACTGATATGTATATTAACTGCGGTGATGAAGCAACAGCTAGGAATCTTTTTGAGAGCTGTCCGGGAAGAGATTTGATCTCATGGAATGCTTTGATTGCCACCTATGTTAAAAACAACCTCGCTCATGaagcttttctagtttttaGCCGCATGATTTCAGAAGTGGAGCCCAACTCAGTTACAATAATAAATATTCTCTCATCATGCACCCATCTTGCTCATCTGCCTCAAGGTCAATGTTTCCATGCTTATATGCTACGGCAGGAATCGTCTTTAGGTCACAATTTGTCTCTTGGAAATGCTTTTATAACAATGTATGCAAGATGTGGTAGCATGCAAAGTGCTGAAAGAATCTTCAAAACCTTACCAAGGAGAAATATTATCTCATGGAATGCCATCATAACTGGTTATGGAATGCATGGTCGTGGTTCTGATGCTATTCTTGCCTTCTCACAAATGCTAGAGGATGGTTACTATCCAAATGAAGTAACTTTCATATCTGTTCTATCAGCTTGCAGCCATTCTGGTATGATAGAGGAAGGACTGCGGCTCTTTGATTCCatggttcatgattttcacaTCACCCCGCAGCTTGCTCACTATGGATGTGTAGTTGATTTGCTTGGTCGTGCAGGCTGCTTAGATGAAGCTAGAGGGTTCATTGAATCAATGCCCATCAAACCAGATGCTTCGGTCTGGAGAGCTCTGCTTAGTGCTTATAGGGATCATTGTTACACTAAAGAAGCTAAGgccatttttgaaaaaattgttGAATTGGACCCAATGAACCCAGGGAATTATGTCTTGGTTTGTAATGCATATGCTGCAGCAGGTCTCTGGTCAGACGTCAGACAAATACGAACATGTCTCAAAGCGAAGGGCCTGAGAAAGCCTCCTGGAATGAGTTGGATTGTTGTTAGAAGCCAGATTCACTCTTTTGCTGCTGGAGATAGATCACACCCAATGGCTGACAAAATCTATGCAAATTTGAATTCCTTGTTGCACTCAATGAAAGAAATTGGATATGTTCCTGATCCTCATTGGATATTGCATGTTGATGAAGAGTACATTCAAAGAGAAGCGAATTGTGGCCTTTAA
- the LOC18589839 gene encoding zinc finger CCCH domain-containing protein 56 produces the protein MCGGLEQLNMKTTAPSSSLETKTMDCLTGAVGSECSFSVLLEFAADNDVEGFQRSIRDVSLVGEVGLWYGRRKCTKQIVVERRTPLMIAAKYGSVDVVNLILSLPEVEVNLSCGPDKSTALHCAASGGSIRAVEVVKLLLLAGADPCLTDANGHRPFDVIVSPWNMPQMKVALEELLNNAASVCLENLHELTVSLRSSSSSLSTSLGSGSSSLVSDAKISLVTCKPADNNISSAPDRKEYPVDPSIPDIKSSIYGTDEFRMFSFKIRPCSRAYSHDWTECPFVHPGENARRRDPRKFHYSGVPCPDFRKGTCKRGDLCEYAHGVFESWLHPAQYRTRLCKDGTTCNRRVCFFAHRPEELRPLYVSSGMCIQSPQSAASAVTTMDRAAAMNLLPGSPSALCAMSMSPFSPAMSPSANGICQSPVGWPQQHVPTLHLPGSNIQASRLKSSFNARDMPAMELNMSPNFDLHQQQHLNSLSCLSQPHLVTKSANLDGLFLTEFSSPQYPDQVTAMPMLSSAHKSVLLNQLHQQQRVLSPIKTNIFSPKNDHPLSQSAFDASLSERFSPWHVEPLSPLNSRFSAHTNLEKQFRGLSSQELEYKLSDDLESKGTVGSPVNSWSKRETPNDKVDWSVQEDELGQFCKSCSLGHHDMEPAVSWVQSLVKESPSALATAAASSQTLSVEGSNSHSDFGDHATFGAWHELLKLDKIMA, from the coding sequence ATGTGTGGCGGTCTAGAGCAGTTAAATATGAAGACTACTGCTCCATCCTCGTCTCTGGAAACCAAAACAATGGATTGTCTAACTGGAGCGGTAGGTAGTGAATGTTCGTTCTCTGTCTTGCTTGAGTTTGCTGCTGATAATGATGTTGAGGGATTTCAGAGATCTATAAGGGATGTTTCTTTGGTTGGTGAGGTTGGACTTTGGTATGGTCGACGTAAGTGTACGAAACAAATAGTGGTGGAGCGTAGAACTCCGTTAATGATTGCTGCTAAATATGGTAGTGTTGATGTTGTGAACttaattctttctttaccAGAGGTAGAAGTGAATCTCTCGTGTGGCCCAGATAAGAGCACTGCTCTTCACTGTGCTGCTTCTGGTGGATCTATTAGAGCTGTTGAGGTGGTCAAGTTGCTTTTACTTGCTGGTGCTGATCCTTGTCTTACTGATGCCAATGGACATCGCCCCTTCGATGTTATTGTTTCTCCTTGGAATATGCCCCAGATGAAAGTAGCCCTTGAAGAGCTCTTAAATAATGCCGCTTCTGTTTGTCTTGAGAATTTGCATGAGTTGACTGTTAGTTTGAGATCTAGTTCATCGTCCCTCTCAACTTCTCTGGGTAGTGGTTCCTCATCCCTTGTATCAGATGCAAAGATATCTTTAGTTACATGTAAGCCTGCTGATAACAATATTTCTTCTGCTCCAGACAGGAAGGAGTATCCTGTTGATCCATCTATTCCTGATATTAAGAGCAGCATTTACGGCACTGATGAGTTTCGTATGTTCTCATTTAAGATCCGACCTTGTTCCCGAGCTTATTCCCATGATTGGACAGAGTGTCCTTTTGTTCATCCAGGTGAAAATGCTCGAAGAAGAGACCcaagaaagtttcattatagTGGCGTGCCATGTCCTGATTTTCGTAAAGGGACCTGTAAGCGTGGAGATTTATGTGAATATGCTCATGGTGTTTTCGAATCCTGGCTGCACCCTGCCCAGTACAGAACTCGGCTCTGCAAAGATGGGACAACTTGCAATCGTCGTGTCTGCTTCTTTGCCCATAGACCTGAGGAACTGCGACCACTTTATGTGTCCTCTGGAATGTGTATTCAGTCTCCTCAATCCGCTGCCTCTGCTGTGACTACAATGGATAGGGCTGCAGCCATGAACCTTTTGCCTGGTTCTCCCTCAGCGTTGTGTGCAATGTCAATGTCTCCATTTTCTCCAGCCATGTCACCTTCTGCAAATGGTATTTGTCAGTCACCCGTAGGTTGGCCTCAACAACATGTGCCAACTTTGCATCTGCCTGGCAGCAATATTCAAGCAAGCCGTTTGAAGTCTTCTTTCAATGCAAGAGACATGCCTGCAATGGAGCTTAATATGTCACCGAATTTTGATTTGCATCAGCAACAGCATCTTAATAGTTTGTCCTGTCTTTCACAACCACACTTGGTTACTAAGTCTGCAAATTTAGATGGGCTTTTTTTGACTGAGTTCTCTTCTCCTCAATATCCTGATCAAGTGACTGCTATGCCTATGTTATCTTCTGCGCATAAATCTGTGCTTCTGAATCAGCTACACCAACAGCAAAGGGTGTTATCTCCAATCAAAACAAACATCTTCTCTCCAAAGAATGATCACCCTCTTTCGCAGTCTGCATTTGATGCTTCCTTGTCAGAAAGATTTTCACCTTGGCACGTGGAGCCTTTATCCCCATTGAACTCTCGGTTTTCTGCTCATACTAATCTTGAGAAGCAGTTTCGCGGCCTAAGCTCACAGGAACTTGAATATAAGCTCTCAGATGATTTAGAATCAAAAGGTACTGTTGGTTCCCCTGTAAATTCTTGGTCAAAACGGGAGACCCCCAATGATAAAGTAGATTGGTCAGTTCAAGAAGATGAATTAGGTCAGTTTTGTAAATCATGTTCTCTTGGACATCATGATATGGAACCTGCAGTTTCGTGGGTTCAATCACTGGTGAAGGAATCTCCATCTGCTTTGGCCACAGCTGCAGCCTCAAGCCAGACGCTTTCTGTTGAGGGCTCTAACTCCCATAGTGATTTCGGTGATCACGCAACTTTTGGAGCATGGCATGAGCTCTTGAAGCTTGATAAGATTATGGCTTAG